A window of Haloarcula marismortui ATCC 43049 genomic DNA:
TCGCCGCCGAGTCCGGCGATCATGACATCACTGTCAACCTCGATAGTGCGGTACTCGTAGGAGGGCATACAGATGCTGGAGCGGCCACCGGCGATAAACGTCTTGTGGTGGCCCAGACAGTACGTCGGTACCGCCACCGACTTGCCACGCACAGCCCTTACCACAGATGTGCCAACGTTTCCGGACGGAGCGGAGCGAAACACCCTCACAGCGGACTGTCGGCGTTGCCCTGAACTCGCCGAGAGCCGGACCTGCATCTCGTGGGGCAACGGTCCGCTGGACGCCGACCTCGTGGTAGTCGGCGAGGCCCCAGCCGAGGGCGACTCCGAGGCCGAGCACTGGCAGGGCGGCAATCTGACCGGGATGGCCTACACGTCACGGCGTTCCGGCCGGAAGGTCCGCGACCTGCTCACCGACGCCGGGTTCAGTCACGACGACTGCTACTACACCAACGCCGTGAAGTGCCACCCGCCGGGGAACCGCGACCCGACCGATGCGGAACTGGCGAACTGCCGGCCCTACCTCGTCGAAGAAGTCGAGGCGATCGAGCCGACTGCGGTCGTGGCGACCGGGAAACACGCGACGAAGACAGTACTGGCGCTGGACGGCGAGTCGCTTGACGGCTTCCTCGACAGCGTGCTCGACCCCCGCCGAAGCGAGGCGCTGGGCGTGCCCGTGGTTCCGCTGCTCCACCCGTCGTATCAGGAAGTCTGGCTCTCGCGGCTGGGCTACGACCGCGAGACGTATGTCGACGCTCTCACGGACGCGGTCGCCGGTGTCGCCGACACCTAGAACCTTCTTGTGACCGCCGGACGCAGGGACGACCATGAGCGAGGACTGCATCTTCTGTCAGATCGTTGCCGGCGACATCCCCGGCCGCACCGTCTACGAGGACGACACCGTGCTGGCGTTTCTGGACGCCAATCCGCTCTCGCCAGGCCACACGCTCGTCATTCCGAAGGCCCACCACGAGCGGCTGAACGACACGCCCGCCGATGTGGCGAGTGCAGTCATGTCGACGTTGCACGAACTCGTCCCCGCCGTCGAGTCGGCCGTCGACGCCCCCGCCAGCAC
This region includes:
- a CDS encoding uracil-DNA glycosylase — its product is MPTFPDGAERNTLTADCRRCPELAESRTCISWGNGPLDADLVVVGEAPAEGDSEAEHWQGGNLTGMAYTSRRSGRKVRDLLTDAGFSHDDCYYTNAVKCHPPGNRDPTDAELANCRPYLVEEVEAIEPTAVVATGKHATKTVLALDGESLDGFLDSVLDPRRSEALGVPVVPLLHPSYQEVWLSRLGYDRETYVDALTDAVAGVADT
- a CDS encoding HIT family protein, with product MSEDCIFCQIVAGDIPGRTVYEDDTVLAFLDANPLSPGHTLVIPKAHHERLNDTPADVASAVMSTLHELVPAVESAVDAPASTVAFNNGEVAGQEVPHVHGHIIPRFEDDGGRPIHVLVNDRPDISDDELDDIENDIVAEQA